Proteins from a genomic interval of Dunckerocampus dactyliophorus isolate RoL2022-P2 chromosome 5, RoL_Ddac_1.1, whole genome shotgun sequence:
- the washc4 gene encoding WASH complex subunit 4: MAAETIAPDWEFDRFDDSSQKIHTDVQLKNYAKFLEDYTSQLRGIEEALDDSIGDVWDVTLDPIALKLLPHEQSSLLELIKTDNKVLNKVITVYAALCSEVKTLKYEAENKFYNGLLYYGEGVSDCSVVEGESQIQMGRFISFLQELSCFVSRCYEVVVNIVHQLAALYNSNKGAAKIIESSGVHFQIVYEHLGDLLVVLLTLDEIMENHGTLKDHWKMYKRLLKSVRHNPGKFSIAEEKLKPFEKLLLKLEGQLLDGMILQACVDQRFDDPGEGVAVAKNTNFAEEFAFNIRTIFSNVESKIGEPSEIDQRDKYAAVCALFVLHFHIFRCIDKKLYKALLDVCKKVPAVTLTANIIWFPDAFLLAKVPAAAKQIDKKSVQAIRAHRDTFLQQRAQTLTKDVQSYYVFVTSWMMKMESILCKEQKSDKMAEDLNSRCNVFVQGVLYAYSIGTIIRTTMNMYMSMQRPMTKTSVKALCRLLELLKAVEHTFHRRSMVVADSASHITQQLQSQALNAICVAKKRVISDKKYSEQRLDVLSSLVLAENVLSGPSTKERRLVVSLALCVGTQLKTFKDEELLPLQLVLKKLDLISELSERIKLQCDCSFLYWHRAVFPIYLDDVYDNAVDAARIHYMFSALRDCVPSMLQTKHMESCDQLLENYDKQIMDVFNEHLLDKLCKEIEKDLRLSVHTHLKLDDRNPFKVGMKDLAHFFSLKPIRFFNRFIHIKAYVTHYLDKTFYNLTTVALHDWATYSEMRNLATQRYGLTMTEAHLPSQTLEQGLDVLEIMRNIHVFVSRYLYNLNNQIFIEKASNNKHLNTINIRHIANSIRTHGTGIMNTTVNFTYQFLRKKFYIFSQFMYDEHIKSRLIKDIRFFRETKDQSDQKYPFERAEKFNRGIRKLGITPDGQSYLDQFRQLISQIGNAMGYVRMIRSGGLHCCSSAIRFVPDLEDIVNFEELVKEEALSEETQKAAGVLDSVLEDLTSNSAEGTEYFKMLVAVFAPEFRSAKNMHLRNFYMIVPPLTVNFVEHSISCKEKLNKKNKTGAAFTDDGFAMGVAYILKLLDQYLEFDSLHWFQSVRDKYKKEMNAVVKEQHVNSASQDQKLLQTMNLTQKRLDLYLQEFELLHFSLSSARIFFRADKTAAEETQEKKDKEDASKPGGPPDGSNPADSASK; encoded by the exons ATGGCTGCAGAAACCATCGCACCTGACTGGGAATTTGACCGCTTTGACGACAGTTCGCAGA AAATACACACAGATGTTCAACTGAAGAACTACGCCAAGTTTCTGGAGGACTACACGTCACAGCTAAGGGGCATTGAGGAGGCTCTCGATGACTCCATTGGAGATGTTTGGGACGTCACTCTGGACCCCATTGCCCTGAAA CTCCTCCCGCATGAACAGTCGTCCCTGTTGGAGTTAATTAAAACAGACAATAAG GTTCTGAACAAAGTCATCACAGTGTATGCCGCACTGTGTAGTGAAGTGAAGACACTCAAGTATGAG GCAGAAAACAAGTTCTACAATGGATTATTGTACTATGGAGAAGGAG TATCAGACTGCAGCGTTGTGGAAGGGGAGTCCCAAATTCAGATGGGCAGATTCATCTCCTTCTTACAg GAACTGTCCTGCTTTGTGTCAAGATGTTATGAAGTGGTGGTCAACATTGTCCATCAGCTAGCGGCCCTCTACAACAGCAACAA GGGTGCGGCAAAAATTATTGAATCATCAGGTGTGCACTTCCAG ATAGTGTATGAACATCTTGGTGATTTGTTGGTGGTTCTACTCACACTTGACGAAATTATGGAAAATCATGGCACGCTCAAGGATCACTGGAAGATGTATAAAAG GTTATTGAAGTCTGTTCGCCATAATCCTGGGAAATTTTCAATTGCTGAAGAGAAACTGAAACCATTTGAGAAGCTCTTGCTCAAGCTCGAGGGGCAGCTGCTGGATGGCATGATACTGCAG GCATGTGTGGACCAGAGATTTGATGATCCTGGGGAAGGAGTAGCTGTAGCCAAAAACACCAACTTTGCTGAAGAGTTTGCCTTTAACATACGGACCATATTCTCCAATGTGGAATCTAAGATTG GAGAACCCTCAGAGATCGACCAGAGAGATAAATATGCAGCTGTTTGTGCTCTTTTTGTGCTTCACTTTCACATCTTTCGGTGTATTGACAAAAAGCTCTACAAAGCACTACTGGACGTCTGTAAAAAG GTTCCAGCTGTCACCCTGACTGCTAACATCATCTGGTTCCCTGATGCGTTCCTGCTTGCCAAGGTTCCCGCTGCAGCCAAACAGATAGACAAGAAGAGTGTTCAGGCCATCAGAGCACATCGAGACACCTTCTTGCAGCAAAGAGCTCAGACCCTCACAAA GGACGTTCAGTCCTACTATGTGTTTGTCACGTCATGGATGATGAAGATGGAGTCCATTCTGTGCAAGGAGCAAAAAAGTGACAAGATGGCTGAAGACCTTAACAGCAGATGTAATGTTTTTGTCCAG GGCGTCTTGTATGCATACAGCATCGGCACCATTATCAGGACCACCATGAACATGTACATGTCCATGCAGCGGCCCATGACCAAGACGTCTGTCAAAGCTCTGTGTCGATTGCTGGAATTGTTAAAG GCTGTGGAGCACACGTTTCATAGACGCTCTATGGTTGTTGCAGATTCCGCGTCTCACATCACTCAGCAGCTGCAGTCACAGGCCCTCAATGCCATCTGTGTCGCAAAG AAAAGAGTAATATCTGACAAGAAGTACAGTGAGCAGCGTCTGGATGTGCTGTCCTCATTGGTGCTGGCTGAAAATGTCCTTAGCGGACCCAGCACAAAGGAGCGACGCCTTGTTGTCTCTTTGGCACTCTGTGTTGGAACTCAGCTG AAAACATTCAAAGATGAGGAGTTGCTTCCACTGCAGCTTGTGTTGAAGAAACTGGACTTGATAAGTGAGCTGAGTGAGAG GATCAAGCTTCAGTGTGACTGCAGCTTCCTTTATTGGCATCGAGCAGTGTTTCCTATCTACTTGGATGATGTTTATGACAATGCAGTGGACGCGGCACGGATACAC TACATGTTTAGCGCCCTGAGAGACTGTGTGCCCTCCATGTTGCAAACCAAACACATGGAGTCATGTGACCAGCTACTGGAGAACTACGACAAGCAGATCATGGATGTTTTCAATGAG CACCTGCTGGACAAGCTGTGTAAGGAGATAGAGAAGGACTTGCGTCTCTCTGTTCACACGCACCTGAAGCTGGACGACAGGAACCCTTTCAAAGTCGGCATGAAGGACTTGGCTCACTTCTTCTCCCTCAAACCCATCAGATTCTTCAACCGCTTTATTCATATCAAAG CCTACGTGACGCACTACCTGGATAAAACATTCTACAACCTAACAACCGTGGCGCTTCATGACTGGGCCACTTACAGCGAGATGAGAAACCTCGCCACGCAGCGTTACGGCCTGACGATGACCGAAGCACACCTGCCGAGCCAGACACTTGAGCAG GGTTTGGATGTGTTGGAGATCATGAGGAACAtccatgtttttgtctcacgcTACCTCTACAACCTCAACAACCAG ATCTTCATCGAGAAAGCAAGTAACAACAAGCACTTGAACACCATCAACATCCGACACATCGCCAACTCCATCCGCACCCACGGCACGGGCATTATGAACACCACG GTGAACTTCACCTACCAGTTCCTGCGTAAgaagttttacatctttagcCAATTCATGTACGACGAGCACATCAAATCCAGACTCATCAAGGACATCCGCTTCTTCCGAGAAACAAAAGACCAGTCCGACCAAAAG TATCCTTTCGAGCGTGCTGAAAAGTTCAATCGAGGCATCAGGAAGCTGGGCATCACTCCTGATGGACAGAGTTACCTGGACCAGTTCAGACAGCTCATCAGTCAGATCG GCAATGCCATGGGTTACGTGCGCATGATCCGCTCCGGAGGACTCCACTGCTGCAGCAGCGCCATTAG GTTTGTCCCGGACTTGGAGGATATTGTCAACTTTGAGGAGCTGGTAAAAGAGGAGGCGCTGTCAGAGGAAACACAGAAAGCCGCTGG GGTGCTGGATTCAGTGCTGGAAGATCTGACAAGCAACTCTGCGGAGGGGACCGAATATTTCAAGATGCTTGTCGCAGTGTTTGCACCTGAGTTTCGAAGTGCAAAGAATATGCACCTGAGGAACTTCTACATGATTGTGCCTCCGCTG ACAGTGAATTTCGTGGAACATTCCATCAGCTGCAAAGAGAAActgaacaagaagaacaagACCGGCGCTGCTTTCACAGACGATGGATTTGCTATGG GCGTGGCATACATTCTGAAGCTGCTGGACCAATACCTTGAGTTTGACTCCCTGCACTGGTTTCAGTCAGTCCGAGATAAGTACAAGAAGGAGATGAATGCCGTGGTGAAGGAGCAGCACGTCAACTCTGCCAGCCAGGATCAAAAGTTGCTGCAAACAATGAACCTCACTCAGAAAAGACTGGATCTCTACCTTCAG GAGTTCGAGCTGCTTCACTTCTCCTTAAGCAGCGCTCGGATTTTCTTCAGAGCCGACAAGACCGCAGCCGAGGAAACTCAGGAAAAGAAAGATAAAG AAGACGCATCTAAACCTGGAGGTCCTCCTGACGGCTCCAATCCTGCAGATTCTGCATCAAAATGA